CCACCGCCGAAGGTCGGTTCGCCCGCGAGATCGTCCCGGTCGAGGTCAGCGCGAACGGCTCCGTGGAGACGATGACTATGGATGAGGGCATCCGTCCCAACACCACACCGGAGGTCCTGGCCGGGCTTCCACCGGTCTTCAAGGCGGACGGCGTGGTCACCGCCGGTAACTCATCCCAGATCTCGGACGGGGCGGCGGCCGTGTTGATCATGTCGGAGCGGAAAGCCGGTGAGCTAGGACTGGAACCTAAGGCCTACTTCCTGCAATTCGCCGTGGCGGGCGTGGATCCGGTCAGCATGCTCACCGGACCGATCCCGGCCACCGCTCGCGCCCTGGAGCGGGCCGGATTGGGCATCGACGACATCGACCTGTTCGAGGTGAACGAAGCCTTCGCCTCCGTGGTCGGGATCTGGCTGGCAGAGAACGGCGGATCCGACCCCGACGCCCTCTGGGAACGGACCAACGTGAACGGCGGGGCGATCTCCACGGGCCACCCTCTGGGCGGAACGGGCGCCAAGCTGACCGCCACCCTGGTACACGAGATGGAGCGCCGGCAGTCTCGCTACGGACTCCAGACGATGTGCGAGGGCGGGGGCATGGCCAACGCCATGATTCTCGAGCGGGCCGCGTAGAACGCCGGCGAAGAGTACGGGATGGCGTTCTCAGGCCCCTACACCAACCGCTGACCACTGAAGGATGACGCTCCTCAACATCATCATCGCCGTGGCGATCGGCGCCGCCATCTGGACCGCCTCCATGGCGGTGATCCGGGCGGTGGCCAATCCTCCACCGGTAGTCGATCCCGATGATGTGGTCGAGACCCGCCGGCGCTTCCGGTGCAGCCTATGCGGCACCGAGGTGACGATGACGGTCACCAACACCACCGCATCCAACCCGCCGCGTCATTGCCGCGAGGAGATGGACGAGGTACCGGTCACCTGAGCCCGCCGGGACGGGCGGCTCCCCGAGGCACCGACTATCCACAGCCGTGGATAACTACGTGGAGAACTACAGGGCTGTAACTAGACCACTTGGTCTGTCTGCGGAACTGCGGTGTGGTAGGGCGTTGGCAGCGGTGTTCCTCGCAAGGCCCGCTGACGAAGGCGTACCCGCAGCGGTACGTTGAGGAAGCGGAACGCAGCGACGGGACACCGATGACGGCCAGAACACGCCTGGCTGTTTCGCAGACAGACCACCAGCCTCGAGGCAACGCTGGGCCAGTGCCCACACCACCTAAAGCAGCGCTACTCGCGTGTCAGCGGCGGGATGGCGTGCGCGGCACGGAGGAGCCCGGGAAGATCGGAACTGGCGGGGCTTCAGTGATAGTTGGTCGTCATCAGGAAGCCGCCGCCCATCGAAGCCAGCCCGACCAGCAACAACCACGAGGGCGTGTCTAGCACGTACCGGGTCACCACCATCAGAACCCCGAGAGCCATGAGACCGAACATCACGGCCACGTAGAGCTTCGATGATTCCTTGGCCTTCTTCCCCCGGCTCGCAGCGCTCTTGGGCGGTGTCGGACGACCCGCCGTCTTGCGCTTACGACGTCCCTTGGATTGCGGCATGTGGACCAGGCTACCACCGCCGGTTCCGAGCCGGACGGCCCGGTCCCGCTAGCGGTGTTCCGTACGAACGGTTCGGTAGGCTTGGCGGGCGATGCGGGTGCTGGTTCTGGACAACTACGACAGCTTCACCTTCAATCTGGTCCAGTATCTGGGCGAACTCGGCGCCGAGCCGACCGTGGTCCGCAATGACGAGATGGACGCGCCCGCCGCCGCCCGGTTCGAACCGGAACGGCTGGTCATCTCACCGGGACCGGGACGGCCCGAGAACGCCGGCTATACGGAGTCGTACATAGGACACTTCGCCGGACAGGTGCCCATCCTGGGCGTGTGCCTTGGTCATGAGGCCATCGTCACCTCGTTCGGCGGCGCCATCGACCTCGCCCCGCGGATCATGCACGGCAAGACCTCCTCGATCCGCCATGACGGCAAGGACGTCTTCTCCGGTCTTGAGAATCCCTTCGTCGCTACGAGATACCACTCGCTGGCGGCCAGCGAATTGCCCGACGTGCTCGAGCCGTGCGCCTGGAGCGAGGACGACGTCATACAGGGAGTCAGGCACCGAGAGCTTCCCATCCACGGCGTGCAGTTCCATCCGGAGAGCGTGCTCACCGACGAGGGGATGGCCCTGCTCGACAACTTCCTGACCGGCCGGTCCTGAATCAGGCCCCGGCAA
The genomic region above belongs to bacterium and contains:
- a CDS encoding thiolase family protein, giving the protein MHRAVVVDAVRTPTGKRNGRLQGYHPVDLAAIPLRALVERNQLDPALVDDVIMGCVTQTGEQGFNVGRNAALAAGFPEDVVGTTVDRQCGSAQQASHFAAQGVMAGAYDVAIAAGVESMSRVPMGITAQQGPGRPFGPRMVERYANSLVPQGISAELIAEKWGLSRERLDQIAYRSHMRSARATAEGRFAREIVPVEVSANGSVETMTMDEGIRPNTTPEVLAGLPPVFKADGVVTAGNSSQISDGAAAVLIMSERKAGELGLEPKAYFLQFAVAGVDPVSMLTGPIPATARALERAGLGIDDIDLFEVNEAFASVVGIWLAENGGSDPDALWERTNVNGGAISTGHPLGGTGAKLTATLVHEMERRQSRYGLQTMCEGGGMANAMILERAA
- a CDS encoding cell division protein CrgA, which translates into the protein MPQSKGRRKRKTAGRPTPPKSAASRGKKAKESSKLYVAVMFGLMALGVLMVVTRYVLDTPSWLLLVGLASMGGGFLMTTNYH
- a CDS encoding aminodeoxychorismate/anthranilate synthase component II — protein: MRVLVLDNYDSFTFNLVQYLGELGAEPTVVRNDEMDAPAAARFEPERLVISPGPGRPENAGYTESYIGHFAGQVPILGVCLGHEAIVTSFGGAIDLAPRIMHGKTSSIRHDGKDVFSGLENPFVATRYHSLAASELPDVLEPCAWSEDDVIQGVRHRELPIHGVQFHPESVLTDEGMALLDNFLTGRS